In the genome of Phlebotomus papatasi isolate M1 chromosome 2, Ppap_2.1, whole genome shotgun sequence, one region contains:
- the LOC129803556 gene encoding uncharacterized protein LOC129803556 — MGYHKLSKSCRMVLQVEKDFHEDFCFKDVAKEMERVKVFNADECRSIMQEVTEEERTEKMLFLLMYKKDKDQIETFKQVLLKDYDWLSEKIDQAVISDENFWAYEKCFRESNIPNNRSGVVYRTDLLWQMRKILENLEQCNYLVLHGNTGSGKRWLAMDACCDFRVIRAMNYKIFWLNVTDCVKPEKILNKMECLKVMMLASLTDKELIEMDVKKNGYISVEAKMEAERNDLRNIVKHESLRNCLVVLSDLTNDMTQNAFDLHCKILVTTRNICSMARVSDRKKRLLSTNCGLTEGECCCLFEKALGRPIQQNELRKYINEIYRVINGSPDLAAKIAKNLLNIYDGNVVRRLKEWIRCLGDCVENNRTKNVMEESLKVLTNDEADQYRKLAIFPPNCLISIPVLMRYFDMNAIQVEQLVRKFEKYSLLELDFVQTSAGQEMMCRIHFICAQFLTRNFKEDLRQFHRELVEKYKIEEVLEKRIEPNFLDFPNDHYFHTFIGYHLCEAELFDLFVELFSDFGFLEIKVRESGLTNTIGDLKLFQEKSGAVLPIFDQLQYFLPNVEERIYQTKDLTLLQQALGGTSGIREEAREQLLKYPERIWFRMNCGEKWRKIVQLTSNPIILRFLTPNSVLVAQRDNRIVQTDLTNNFKYIPNVFSGHEREIIQMEVFSKSYLISLDASSVLYCWYVGRDYERRAENGNWRQFAGHTNFAMNDAYKFDPFQKIQMNQDDRIVCFHTFFDGKCQKLMCALASGQIIAYNWTDGQFIESPKENFSTKLSIKCLQYIGRMKLLVLDTEGKFHCFNLINHAETGFDRRPIEGSDIPIAIHFNLRKKLVYCVFPTRIVLIKIKSTKYEFLALKFTQEIYKVHPNTSIECSALAKNGKFLVLGTKTGIIVFDCRHREEVVQKCVTEHVACIDVFTSHEIIVIYGNDCRKNIAKIFEINVTTESPEKIQLQHHLFEVLDHDANPILCAIDTRNIFHEYNILDTKDVIKVTERQTNQYQISRITAIAKCGNTVILGYEDGGVFQYSNTVLRELTRVDSQVKFIKYVNSWLVVGTNSKYGLPNTDGLHEGTITNCYAIDDEHLLVMTKGFKFHILNVNSDQIISNSDCEIDLNLDFCDYAHPYLLTCAKKQTMCVYTIEANGVIAKVRNLPKKCDSTPTSIAVSSGRDFLAVGFRNGIINIYDIGGNFKYLQTLESHKSTVTYLAFSPWHEANRPQILISLGEQICFWNIGFVVNNVANGNKGNERCELSERTNGLTMDNKNPWDGKIGAAEKPELLSCIKFVGNSTKKLYHDREFTKFLTIDNEGEIHVLILNDCENSSFR; from the exons ATGGGCTATCACAAGCTCTCAAAATCCTGCAGGATGGTTTTGCAGGTGGAGAAGGACTTCCACGAGGACTTTTGCTTCAAGGATGTTGCCAAGGAGATGGAAAGAGTCAAGGTCTTCAATGCAGACGAATGTCGGAGCATTATGCAGGAAGTCACTGAGGAGGAACGAACGGAAAAGATGCTCTTTTTGCTCATGTACAAAAAGGACAAGGATCAAATTGAAACCTTCAAACAGGTCCTATTGAAGGACTACGATTGGCTCAGTGAGAAAATTGACCAAGCTGTGATCAGCGATGAGAATTTCTGGGCTTATGAAAAATGCTTCAGAGAGAGCAATATTCCTAACAATCGTTCTGGAGTAGTTTATCGAACTGACTTG CTGTGGCAAATGCGGAAAATCTTAGAAAATCTTGAACAATGTAACTATTTGGTGCTACATGGAAACACGGGATCCGGGAAGCGTTGGCTGGCCATGGATGCCTGTTGTGACTTTCGTGTCATTCGTGCCATGAACTACAAAATCTTCTGGCTCAATGTGACTGATTGTGTGAAGCCTGAGAAGATTCTCAATAAAATGGAATGCCTAAAAGTGATGATGTTGGCATCATTGACAGATAAAGAATTAATTGAGATGGATGTGAAGAAGAATGGATATATTTCTGTGGAGGCAAAGATGGAAGCTGAACGAAATGACTTGAGGAATATTGTGAAGCATGAGAGTCTTAGGAATTGTCTGGTGGTCTTGAGTGATCTCACCAATGACATGACACAAAATGCATTTGATTTGCATTGCAAAATTTTGGTGACAACAAGAAATATCTGCAGCATGGCGAGAGTTAGTGATAGGAAGAAGAGACTTTTGTCCACAAATTGTGGTTTGACTGAAGGTGAATGctgttgtttatttgaaaaagcTCTTGGGAGGCCAATTCAGCAGAATGAATTGCGAAAGTATATCAATGAAATTTATCGAGTTATCAATGGTAGTCCAGATTTGGCGGCAAAGATTGCAAAGAATCTGTTGAATATCTACGATGGGAATGTTGTGAGGCGTTTGAAGGAATGGATAAGATGTTTAGGGGATTGTGTGGAGAATAATCGTACTAAGAATGTCATGGAGGAATCTCTGAAAGTTCTGACAAATGACGAAGCAGATCAGTATAGGAAATTAGCCATTTTCCCACCAAATTGCTTAATATCAATTCCCGTTCTTATGCGATACTTTGATATGAATGCCATTCAAGTGGAGCAATTGGTGAGGAAATTTGAGAAGTATTCCTTGCTTGAATTGGACTTTGTTCAAACTTCTGCAGGGCAGGAAATGATGTGTCGAATACATTTTATCTGTGCACAGTTTCTTACTAGGAATTTCAAGGAGGATTTGAGACAATTTCACAGAGAACTTGTGGAAAAGTACAAGATTGAGGAGGTCCTGGAGAAGAGGATTGAACCAAATTTCCTGGACTTCCCAAATGATCACTATTTCCATACATTTATTGGGTATCATTTGTGTGAGGCTgaattatttgatttatttgtcGAGTTATTCAGTGATTTTGGATTTCTGGAGATAAAAGTCCGGGAGTCCGGATTGACCAATACAATTGGGGATTTGAAGTTGTTCCAGGAAAAATCCGGAGCAGTATTGCCGATATTTGATCAATTGCAGTATTTTCTGCCCAATGTCGAGGAGAGAATCTATCAGACCAAAGATCTAACGCTACTGCAGCAAGCTCTTGGAGGTACCAGTGGTATCCGGGAGGAAGCTAGAGAACAACTCTTAAAGTATCCGGAAAGAATATGGTTTCGCATGAATTGTGGCGAAAAGTGGcgaaaaattgttcaattgacTTCAAATCCAATAATTTTGCGATTTCTCACGCCCAATTCGGTCCTCGTAGCACAACGAGATAACCGAATTGTCCAGACAGATCTGACCAATAATTTCAAATACATCCCAAATGTCTTTAGTGGCCATGAAAGAGAAATCATCCAGATGGAAGTTTTCTCAAAATCCTACTTAATTTCCCTGGATGCTTCGAGCGTTCTGTACTGTTGGTATGTTGGCAGGGATTATGAGAGGAGAGCAGAAAATGGGAATTGGAGACAATTTGCTGGTCATACAAATTTTGCCATGAATGATGCCTACAAATTTGATCCATTTcagaaaattcaaatgaatCAAGATGATCGAATTGTCTGTTTTCACACATTTTTCGATGGTAAATGCCAAAAGTTGATGTGTGCTTTGGCATCTGGCCAAATAATAGCCTACAATTGGACAGATGGACAATTTATTGAATcaccaaaagagaatttttcaacaaaattatcCATCAAATGCCTACAGTACATTGGACGAATGAAACTTTTGGTATTGGATACTGAGGGAAAATTTCACTGTTTCAATCTCATAAATCATGCCGAAACTGGCTTTGATCGACGTCCAATTGAAGGATCAGACATCCCAATTGCCATTCATTTCAATCTCAGGAAGAAATTAGTCTACTGTGTCTTTCCCACGAGGATTGTTCTCATTAAAATCAAAAGTACCAAGTATGAATTTCTTGCCCTCAAATTCACCCAGGAAATCTACAAAGTTCACCCAAACACCTCAATTGAATGCAGTGCCTTGGCTAAGAATGGCAAATTTCTCGTTTTGGGCACAAAAACCGGAATTATTGTCTTTGATTGCAGACACCGAGAAGAAGTTGTTCAAAAATGTGTAACAGAACATGTTGCATGCATTGATGTCTTCACATCGCACGAAATTATTGTGATCTACGGCAATGACTGTAGGAAGAATATTGCAAAAATCTTTGAGATTAACGTAACAACTGAATCACCAGAAAAAATTCAGTTACAACATCATCTCTTTGAAGTCCTTGACCATGACGCCAATCCAATACTTTGTGCTATAGATACAAGAAACATTTTCCATGAATACAATATTTTAGACACAAAAGACGTTATTAAAGTTACCGAGAGGCAAACAAATCAATATCAAATCTCGAGAATCACTGCCATTGCCAAATGCGGAAATACAGTCATTTTGGGCTATGAAGATGGAGGTGTCTTCCAGTACAGCAATACAGTTTTGAGAGAATTGACCCGGGTAGATAGTCAAGTGAAATTCATCAAATATGTCAATTCGTGGCTTGTTGTTGGGACCAATTCCAAATACGGATTGCCAAATACGGATGGATTGCATGAAGGAACAATAACTAATTGTTACGCCATTGACGATGAGCATTTGCTTGTGATGACCAAAGGATTTAAATTTCAT ATTTTAAACGTTAACAGTGACCAGATAATTTCAAATTCCGACTgcgaaattgatttaaatttagatttttgtgaTTATGCTCATCCATATTTGCTGACTTGTGCTAAAAAGCAAACAATGTGCGTTTATACAATTGAGGCAAATGGTGTAATAGCCAAAGTGAGGAATTTGCCCAAGAAATGCGATAGTACACCAACATCCATTGCAGTATCTTCAGGAAGAGACTTTTTGGCAGTGGGATTCCGCAATGGGATCATCAAT ATTTACGACATTGGTGGTAActtcaaatatttacaaacactGGAATCTCACAAAAGTACTGTGACCTATTTAGCATTTTCTCCATGGCACGAGGCCAACCGGCCTCAAATTCTTATCAGTTTGGGTGAGCAAATATGTTTTTGGAATATTGGATTTGTGGTTAATAATGTTGCCAATGGCAATAAAGGAAATGAGCGTTGTGAATTGAGTGAAAGAACAAATGGACTGACCATGGACAATAAAAATCCATGGGATGGTAAAATTGGTGCTGCTGAGAAGCCAGAGTTGCTCTCATGCATTAAATTTGTGGGAAATTCCACAAAGAAATTGTATCATGACAGGGAATTTACTAAATTTCTTACAATTGACAATGAAGGTGAGATTCATGTTCTTATTCTCAATGATTGTGAAAATTCATCTTTTAGATGA
- the LOC129803582 gene encoding uncharacterized protein LOC129803582 yields the protein MKTFLKILILCSINSILVVSGLQCYVCDSTDLNYGEYNYCDTRYCEENVGYLETCEDVELTDENVNQADLVCYRTVFFHKDDGYVIMRGCSTKNICSVLQQNATALDNDAIAIPTECQTCNEDFCDPQQSSDGWFNDCHVAEHQYISCEEREHNKCGKDPWYCNTEYTSEDWFNFDECNNHTEW from the exons ATGAAGACTTTCTTGAAAATTCTTATTCTGTGCTCTATTAATAGCATCTTAGTAGTGTCCGGATTGCAATGTTACGTGTGTGATTCTACTGATCTCAACTACGGAGAATATAATTACTGTGATACGCGATATTGCGAGGAGAATGTGGGATATTTGGAGACTTGTGAGGACGTTGAATTGACTGATGAAAATGTTAATCAGGCGGATTTAGTTTGCTATCGTACAGTTTTCTTTC ATAAAGATGATGGCTATGTGATAATGAGAGGTTGCAGTACGAAAAACATTTGTTCAGTTCTACAACAGAATGCGACGGCACTGGATAATGATGCAATAGCTATTCCAACAGAATGCCAAACATGCAATGAAGATTTTTGCGATCCACAACAATCCAGtg ATGGATGGTTCAATGATTGCCATGTAGCAGAACATCAATATATTTCTTGTGAGGAACGCGAGCATAACAAATGTGGTAAAGATCCATGGTATTGTAATACAGAGTATACATCTGAAGACTGGTTTAATTTTGATGAGTGTAATAATCACACAGAATggtga